The Miscanthus floridulus cultivar M001 chromosome 7, ASM1932011v1, whole genome shotgun sequence genome includes a region encoding these proteins:
- the LOC136465144 gene encoding F-box/LRR-repeat protein 3-like, with protein MAALAAAAGLRELVMDKCLGVTDVGLAKVAVGCPGSEKLSVKWCCEISDIGIELLAKKCPELRNVDISYLKVASLKFVSVSLVSSTIGLKPLMDSIENDCDLTCREFRSVQSSVN; from the coding sequence ATGGCCGCCCTCGCCGCTGCCGCGGGGCTCAGGGAGCTCGTCATGGACAAGTGCCTCGGCGTCACCGACGTTgggctcgccaaggtcgccgtcGGGTGCCCCGGGTCGGAGAAGCTCAGCGTCAAGTGGTGCTGTGAGATCTCCGACATTGGCATCGAGCTGCTCGCCAAGAAGTGCCCCGAGCTTCGCAACGTTGACATCTCCTACCTCAAGGTAGCATCCTTGAAATTCGTATCAGTCTCTTTGGTCAGTAGTACGATTGGTCTGAAGCCTCTGATGGATTCAATTGAAAATGATTGTGACTTGACCTGTCGAGAATTCAGAAGCGTTCAATCATCTGTGAACTGA
- the LOC136465143 gene encoding homeobox-leucine zipper protein HOX17-like has product MLLYHRQKAALAQQLGLRPRQVEVWFQNRRTRTKLKQMEVDCEYLKRCCETLTEENRRLHKEVQELRALKLVSPHLYMHMSPPTTLTVCHSCQRVSSSSNNGNSAAVAAADRNSVL; this is encoded by the exons ATGCTGTTGTATCAT CGGCAGAAGGCAGCCTTGGCGCAGCAGCTAGGCCTGCGGCCCCGCCAGGTGGAGGTGTGGTTCCAGAACAGGCGCACCAG GACGAAGCTGAAGCAGATGGAGGTGGACTGCGAGTACCTGAAGCGCTGCTGCGAGACGCTGACGGAGGAGAACCGGCGGCTGCACAAGGAGGTGCAGGAGCTCCGCGCGCTCAAGCTCGTCTCGCCGCACCTCTACATGCACATGTCCCCGCCCACCACCCTCACCGTGTGCCACTCCTGCCAGCGCGTCTCCTCCTCGTCCAATAACGGCAactccgccgccgtcgccgccgccgaccgcAACAGCGTGCTTTAG
- the LOC136466628 gene encoding pheophytinase, chloroplastic-like, with translation MEVVSCSHSCSALHQTPASAWRLRGSALGLGLGHAKPSRARRYAIMCVGTTRGASNPGGSGKVHAAQGFHVSDVDAALQAIPSRKVEEVEIQGLPEGPDSSPISTGFWEWKPKLTVYYERSGVENSKAPAVLFLPGFGVGTFHFEKQLRDLGRDHRVWTMDFLGQGMSLPGEDPAPSSIVSEEVFWGFGQDSQPWAEELVYSVDLWQNQVQHFIEEVIREPVYIVGNSLGGFVALYFAASSPHLVKGVTLLNATPFWGFFPNPATSPRLSKIFPWAGTFPLPSFVRKLTEAVWQKISDPKSIQDILKQVYADHSTNVDKVFSRIVEITQHPAAAASFASIMFAPRGQISFQEAISRCQSQGVPLSLMYGREDPWIRPFWGIKVKQQVPEAPYYEISPAGHCPHDEVPEVINYLLRGWLKNLESEGSIDLPFLEEPSYAEHGVSRELEFVREGSRKSVSVRLYGTKISLWSQLSSFLNTHVPNSRVVLR, from the exons ATGGAGGTGGTCTCATGCAGCCACTCCTGCTCGGCATTACATCAAACACCAGCAAGTGCATGGAGGCTTCGGGGCAGTGCTCTAGGTCTTGGTCTGGGGCATGCCAAGCCTTCCCGGGCCAGAAGATATGCGATTATGTGTGTCGGAACCACAAGAGGAGCTTCGAATCCAGGCGGTTCCGGCAAGGTCCATGCAGCCCAGGGATTCCATGTAAGTGACGTGGATGCAGCTCTGCAGGCCATTCCTTCCAGGAAGGTGGAGGAGGTTGAGATTCAAGGCCTCCCGGAAGGCCCTGATAGCTCCCCGATCAGTACTGGGTTCTGGGAGTGGAAGCCGAAGCTGACTGTGTACTACGAGAGGTCCGGTGTGGAGAACAGCAAGGCGCCTGCGGTGCTCTTCCTGCCGGGGTTCGGAGTCGGGACGTTCCATTTCGAGAAGCAACTGAGGGATCTTGGTCGCGATCATAGGGTGTGGACGATGGATTTTCTCGGGCAGGGGATGTCGCTGCCAGGTGAAGACCCTGCTCCTAGTAGCATCGTGAGTGAAGAGGTGTTTTGGGGGTTTGGACAAGATTCGCAGCCTTGGGCAGAGGAGCTGGTGTATTCTGTGGATTTATGGCAAAACCAAGTTCAGCATTTCATTGAGGAG GTTATCCGTGAACCAGTTTATATTGTGGGGAACTCTCTTGGAGGTTTCGTTGCTCTGTATTTTGCCGCATCCAGTCCACACCTTGTAAAAGGTGTCACATTGCTTAATGCAACACCATTTTGGGGATTCTTTCCTAACCCTGCTACATCTCCCCGATTGTCAAAGATTTTCCCATGGGCTGGGACATTTCCTCTTCCATCATTTGTGAGGAAACTTACTGAAGCAGT TTGGCAAAAGATAAGTGACCCAAAAAGTATTCAAGACATACTCAAACAAGTATATGCTGACCACTCAACAAATGTGGACAAAGTGTTCTCTCGTATTGTGGAGATAACACAACACCCAGCAGCTGCTGCATCATTTGCCTCCATTATGTTTGCTCCAAGGGGTCAGATATCCTTCCAAGAGGCAATCTCTAG GTGCCAAAGCCAAGGCGTTCCTCTATCTCTCATGTATGGAAGAGAAGATCCTTGGATTAGACCTTTTTGGGGCATTAAAGTCAAACAGCAGGTACCCGAAGCACCTTATTATGAAATTAGTCCTGCCGGTCATTGTCCTCATGATGAGGTCCCTGAG GTTATAAACTACTTGCTCCGAGGGTGGTTGAAGAACCTTGAGTCTGAGGGTTCGATCGACCTGCCATTTCTAGAAGAACCCAGCTATGCTGAGCATGGTGTATCCAGAGAACTGGAGTTCGTCAGAGAAGGATCAAGGAAATCAGTTAGTGTGCGGCTCTATGGTACCAAAATTTCCTTATGGAGCCAACTAAGCTCATTCTTGAACACACATGTCCCCAACTCACGGGTAGTCTTAAGATAA